Proteins from a genomic interval of Parcubacteria group bacterium ADurb.Bin159:
- a CDS encoding putative ABC transporter ATP-binding protein: MSGTKILKYLSPYIWQLILMAIFIYCQASASLALPDFMAKIINQGILGKNTGVIFQTGLIMILVAIGGGLATVGVNYLSSRIGAGFAKNLRNAVFTKVESFSLVEFNKFSTSSLITRTTNDVQQIQMVLTMFFRLAIMAPLIGILATIKAYRLAPSMTWIMAVAVVALIFVIALLFKIIIPKFSLIQKLIDKLNLVTREILNGLRVIRAFNKEKHEEERFNKVNKDLTQLNLFVNRLMIILQPAMMLIMNFMMIAIVWFGAHQIELGTLQIGSMLAFLQYSMQAVFAFLMISIIFIAIPRASVSANRIVEVLETDVQIKDPVNPVKAPKRGGKVEFRNVTFAYPGAVEPVLHNISFVALPGQTTAFIGSTGSGKSTIINLIPRFYDVTEGQILVDDVDIRDMKQEDLRARIGYVSQKAMLFSGTIKENIAYGTPNATQEEIFRAAATAQAFEFIKELDQKFESSVAQAGANLSGGQKQRLAIARALAKNPELYLFDDSFSALDFKTDAALRSALRREAKGKTILIVTQRVGTIMDADKIIVIDDKKIVGQGTHKELLRNCAVYREIAFSQLPPEKLEEGLA, from the coding sequence ATGTCAGGAACAAAAATTCTAAAATATCTTTCTCCATATATTTGGCAATTAATTTTAATGGCCATTTTTATATATTGCCAAGCTTCAGCAAGTCTTGCCTTGCCCGATTTTATGGCAAAAATTATTAATCAAGGAATACTGGGCAAGAATACAGGAGTAATTTTTCAAACAGGTTTAATTATGATATTAGTTGCCATCGGTGGTGGGTTGGCGACGGTTGGCGTGAATTATTTATCTTCAAGGATTGGTGCGGGGTTCGCTAAAAACTTGCGAAATGCAGTATTTACTAAGGTAGAAAGTTTTTCTCTTGTTGAATTTAATAAATTTTCAACATCCTCTCTTATCACTCGTACTACCAATGATGTGCAACAAATCCAGATGGTACTTACAATGTTTTTTCGGTTAGCCATAATGGCTCCACTAATAGGTATTCTCGCTACTATTAAGGCTTATCGCTTAGCTCCTTCGATGACTTGGATTATGGCAGTTGCCGTTGTTGCTTTAATTTTTGTAATTGCCTTGCTTTTTAAAATAATTATCCCAAAATTTAGCCTGATTCAGAAATTAATAGATAAATTAAATTTAGTGACCCGAGAAATCCTTAACGGTTTAAGAGTAATAAGGGCTTTTAATAAAGAAAAGCACGAAGAAGAAAGATTTAATAAAGTGAATAAAGATCTTACTCAGCTTAATCTTTTTGTTAATCGTTTAATGATAATACTTCAACCAGCGATGATGCTTATTATGAATTTTATGATGATAGCCATTGTCTGGTTTGGCGCTCATCAAATTGAATTAGGTACTCTTCAAATTGGAAGCATGCTTGCGTTTTTACAATATTCAATGCAGGCAGTATTCGCTTTTTTAATGATTTCAATTATTTTTATTGCTATTCCGAGAGCCTCTGTTTCGGCTAATAGAATTGTTGAAGTTTTAGAAACAGATGTTCAAATAAAAGACCCGGTGAATCCCGTTAAAGCTCCTAAGCGAGGCGGAAAAGTTGAATTTAGAAATGTTACTTTTGCCTATCCAGGAGCCGTTGAACCAGTTTTACATAATATTTCTTTTGTTGCTCTTCCCGGCCAAACCACTGCTTTTATTGGCAGCACGGGAAGCGGTAAATCTACTATTATTAATCTTATTCCTCGTTTTTATGATGTAACAGAGGGGCAGATTTTAGTTGATGATGTAGATATACGCGATATGAAACAAGAAGATTTACGGGCACGCATTGGTTATGTTTCTCAAAAAGCCATGCTTTTTTCTGGCACAATTAAAGAAAATATTGCCTATGGCACTCCAAATGCTACTCAAGAAGAAATTTTTCGGGCTGCGGCTACGGCTCAGGCCTTTGAGTTTATAAAAGAATTAGATCAGAAATTTGAAAGTTCTGTTGCTCAGGCTGGTGCTAATCTTTCTGGAGGGCAAAAGCAACGTTTGGCAATTGCTCGAGCCTTGGCAAAAAATCCTGAACTTTATCTTTTTGATGACAGTTTCTCTGCCTTGGATTTTAAAACAGATGCTGCTTTAAGAAGTGCTCTTCGGCGAGAAGCAAAAGGTAAGACGATTCTTATTGTTACCCAAAGAGTTGGTACTATAATGGACGCTGACAAGATAATTGTGATAGATGATAAAAAAATAGTGGGGCAAGGAACCCATAAAGAACTTCTTCGTAATTGTGCTGTGTACAGAGAAATTGCCTTTTCTCAACTTCCCCCAGAAAAATTAGAAGAAGGTTTAGCTTAA
- the dpnA gene encoding Modification methylase DpnIIB, translated as METNSQKVLSSIKKKPYFSEGNFVLYCSDYLSILKQLPDNSIDMIFADPPYNLSNGGFSVHAGRRVSVNKGDWDKSKGFQKDLDFHITWVQACRRVLKPYGTIWISGTYHSIYQCGYALQLSGYHILNDISWYKPNASPNLSCRYFTASHETLLWARKEKKAKHVFNYEQMRAFRNDLIHRQNKQMRSVWAIGTPKPEEKIFGKHPTQKPMELLKRIILSSTNPGDIILDPFAGSSTTGLVAILYDRKFIGIDNEKKYLELSKKRLKDLIKRKQMFIKLI; from the coding sequence ATGGAAACTAATTCTCAAAAAGTTCTATCTTCTATCAAGAAAAAACCTTATTTTTCTGAAGGTAATTTTGTTTTATACTGTTCAGATTATCTGTCGATTTTGAAACAGCTTCCAGACAATTCGATTGATATGATTTTTGCTGATCCACCGTATAATCTTTCTAATGGTGGTTTTAGCGTTCACGCTGGCAGACGTGTAAGTGTTAATAAGGGAGATTGGGACAAAAGCAAAGGTTTTCAAAAGGATTTAGATTTTCATATTACTTGGGTTCAAGCTTGCCGTCGAGTTCTTAAACCTTACGGTACAATTTGGATTAGTGGGACTTATCACTCAATTTATCAATGTGGTTACGCACTTCAATTAAGCGGTTATCATATCTTAAATGATATCTCCTGGTATAAACCCAATGCTTCTCCCAATTTAAGTTGCCGTTATTTTACTGCCAGCCACGAAACATTATTGTGGGCACGTAAAGAAAAGAAAGCAAAGCACGTGTTCAATTACGAGCAGATGCGTGCGTTTAGAAACGACCTTATCCATCGGCAAAATAAACAAATGCGTTCGGTGTGGGCAATAGGGACTCCCAAGCCAGAAGAAAAAATATTTGGTAAACACCCCACACAAAAGCCAATGGAGCTTTTGAAAAGAATTATTCTGTCAAGCACAAATCCTGGCGACATAATACTCGATCCTTTCGCAGGGAGCTCTACTACTGGTTTAGTTGCTATTCTATACGATAGAAAATTTATAGGGATTGATAATGAGAAAAAATATCTTGAACTTTCAAAAAAGCGACTCAAAGACTTAATTAAGCGCAAGCAAATGTTTATTAAATTAATTTAA
- the topA_1 gene encoding DNA topoisomerase 1: MQINFWEIIKNLLPILWKLWPLWAVLLAIVVMKLFFYWLNLEIDNWHIRRKFRKGEKWRSDRDLLQWLRGMKPSEFEDYIADLFSRLGYKSKAVGGSHDGGIDVIIEKDGVKSYIQCKKFITSEVTVGDVRDFYGALADHIANGKAYFITTNKFTLEAEKFAEDKPIELIDGYKLIRYIKMAKKDKDKAREASRICPCCGGNLVKKTGKFGEFYGCSNYPKCDYTTNQKK, from the coding sequence ATGCAAATTAATTTCTGGGAAATAATTAAAAATTTACTACCGATTTTATGGAAGCTATGGCCGCTTTGGGCAGTTTTATTGGCGATTGTTGTTATGAAATTATTCTTTTATTGGCTTAATTTGGAAATTGATAATTGGCATATTCGCCGAAAATTCAGAAAAGGAGAAAAATGGCGTTCGGATCGTGATCTATTGCAATGGCTTCGTGGCATGAAGCCATCGGAATTTGAGGATTATATTGCCGATTTGTTTTCGCGGCTTGGCTACAAATCTAAAGCAGTCGGCGGATCGCACGACGGAGGCATTGACGTTATTATTGAAAAAGACGGAGTAAAAAGCTACATTCAATGCAAAAAGTTTATAACCTCAGAGGTAACGGTTGGCGATGTCAGAGATTTCTATGGTGCTTTGGCTGACCATATTGCTAATGGAAAGGCATATTTTATTACCACAAATAAATTTACACTTGAAGCTGAGAAATTTGCTGAAGATAAGCCAATTGAACTTATAGATGGATACAAACTTATTCGGTATATCAAAATGGCTAAAAAGGATAAAGATAAGGCAAGAGAAGCGTCTCGAATTTGCCCATGCTGTGGCGGAAATTTAGTGAAAAAAACTGGCAAATTTGGAGAATTTTACGGATGCTCTAATTACCCGAAATGTGATTATACAACTAATCAAAAGAAATAA
- the dpnB gene encoding Type-2 restriction enzyme DpnII yields MAKIQTYKSFFGFTNIEQINEAFIGSLLSTNRTYDFFVNWKKVKSNVEKYKVEIGILGTLTQSKNFDKDLEKILTEYPKTARVLPLLVAMRDEKFDVLEDISKNQVCCFDCSKDLTPSDIKKFIQFVKKSGIQELFKIIRVLNDYLLGVEVGLDSNARKNRSGSFMEKVVEEELQNITKEFKNIEIFPKGKFSKFEERGVKIPKKLRYRTPDFAIKKGTKLLSMEVNFYSGQGSKPQEIVDAYINRQRELQNSGWQFVWITDGNGWRQGQNQIRKAIEQMDYVLNINFIKKGFLRNILRDI; encoded by the coding sequence ATGGCAAAAATACAAACATATAAATCATTTTTTGGTTTTACTAATATTGAGCAGATTAACGAAGCATTTATTGGCTCACTATTATCTACTAATCGCACTTACGATTTTTTTGTAAATTGGAAAAAGGTTAAATCAAATGTAGAGAAATACAAAGTTGAAATTGGAATTTTGGGAACACTTACTCAATCCAAAAATTTTGATAAAGATTTAGAGAAAATTTTAACAGAATACCCTAAGACAGCAAGGGTTTTACCACTTCTTGTTGCAATGCGTGATGAGAAATTTGATGTACTAGAGGATATAAGCAAAAATCAAGTATGTTGTTTTGATTGTTCAAAAGATTTAACCCCAAGTGACATCAAGAAATTTATTCAATTTGTAAAAAAAAGTGGTATCCAAGAGTTATTCAAAATCATTCGAGTTCTTAACGATTATCTCTTAGGGGTTGAAGTAGGTTTGGATAGCAATGCACGTAAGAATCGAAGTGGTAGTTTTATGGAAAAAGTGGTAGAGGAAGAACTTCAAAATATCACCAAAGAATTTAAGAATATTGAGATATTCCCTAAGGGGAAGTTCAGTAAATTCGAAGAACGCGGTGTAAAAATCCCGAAGAAACTCCGGTATAGAACTCCCGATTTTGCGATCAAAAAAGGAACAAAACTTCTATCAATGGAAGTTAATTTTTACAGCGGGCAGGGTTCAAAACCTCAAGAGATTGTTGATGCCTACATAAATCGGCAAAGAGAGCTCCAAAATAGTGGCTGGCAATTTGTTTGGATTACCGATGGAAATGGCTGGCGACAAGGACAAAATCAAATCAGGAAGGCAATTGAACAAATGGATTATGTCTTAAATATTAATTTCATCAAAAAAGGTTTTTTAAGGAATATCTTGAGAGATATATAA